A single window of Schistocerca gregaria isolate iqSchGreg1 unplaced genomic scaffold, iqSchGreg1.2 ptg000560l, whole genome shotgun sequence DNA harbors:
- the LOC126314445 gene encoding probable serine/threonine-protein kinase DDB_G0292354 isoform X1, which translates to MDDNRCSRTDSNTKLYLFNVGDKIDTNYTIIAQIGRGGYGEIYKARRLSDGLVVAVKVEKSNKPGNLVQEIRVLKVLQDCGARHIPKLLAAGQHLGISYMVMELLGQNLSTHRNHRPSLIFTLRCTCIIAILMLKAIKQVHDYGFLHRDIKPTNFVIGSFRDPRELFIIDFGLSKQYVKPDGTLIAKRPRSRWVGSWRYMSPNVHLQKDHGRRDDMWGFLYVIIELYLGTLPWKSIKGPKNVDRIRDIKLAYMNERLTCNLPDEFTLILNHIRTLSFESRPNYRYLHTLLMTMYLREGGTKDSARYDWEDDVLYSKLYAPSGGLRISISSITSDETVSKEQAMRAIDINENMSLVQDCKLTSNVSLQSTTDVEQSEGVFVDTQICLQQDELDGNRGYEDNRPNVQERQFNGNATKKLSRYKRWKSKLKHHITCHVQ; encoded by the exons ATGGACGACAATAGATGCTCAAGGACCGATTCTAACACCAAACTCTATTTATTTAATGTCGGGGACAAGATTGATACCAACTATACGATAATAGCTCAGATAGGAAGAGGCGGATATGGCGAAATCTACAAAGCTCGGAGGTTGAGCGACGGTCTCGTTGTAGCAGTTAAGGTCGAAAAATCAAATAAACCAGGTAATCTGGTGCAGGAAATAAGAGTTTTGAAAGTCTTACAAG ACTGCGGTGCAAGACATATTCCAAAGTTGCTAGCTGCTGGACAACATTTAGGCATCAGTTATATGGTCATGGAGCTTTTGGGCCAAAACCTTTCCACGCATCGAAATCACCGACCGTCCCTTATATTCACACTACGTTGCACGTGTATTATTGCGATTTTGATGCTCAAGGCTATTAAACAGGTTCACGACTATGGGTTCTTGCATCGAGATATCAAGCCAACCAATTTCGTTATCGGCAGTTTTAGGGATCCGCGGGAGCTGTTTATTATTGATTTTGGCCTCTCGAAGCAGTATGTGAAGCCCGACGGAACGCTAATCGCGAAGCGGCCCAGGTCTCGTTGGGTTGGTTCGTGGCGCTATATGTCTCCTAATGTTCACCTGCAGAAGGACCATGGGAGGCGCGACGATATGTGGGGATTTCTCTACGTGATTATCGAACTTTATTTAGGAACTTTGCCTTGGAAATCGATAAAGGGGCCGAAGAACGTGGACAGAATCAGAGACATCAAGTTAGCCTACATGAACGAAAGGCTGACTTGCAATCTTCCAGACGAATTTACTCTTATTTTGAATCATATAAGGACATTGTCCTTCGAAAGTAGGCCCAATTATCGGTACTTGCATACGTTGCTCATG ACCATGTACTTGCGAGAAGGCGGCACCAAGGACTCTGCCCGGTACGACTGGGAGGATGACGTGCTGTACAGCAAGCTTTACGCGCCTTCCGGCGGCCTCCGCATTAGCATTAGCTCGATTACCTCGGACGAGACCGTGTCGAAAGAGCAAGCTATGCGTGCGATTGATATCAATGAAAATATGTCTCTTGTGCAAGACTGCAAACTGACGAGCAACGTATCGCTTCAGAGCACGACGGACGTTGAACAATCCGAAGGCGTATTTGTAGATACTCAGATCTGCCTCCAGCAAGACGAATTGGACGGAAATCGCGGATACGAAGATAATCGCCCAAACGTTCAAGAGAGGCAGTTTAATGGAAATGCAACAAAAAAATTAAGCCGGTACAAAAGATGGAAATCAAAGTTGAAGCATCACATAACTTGCCACgttcaataa
- the LOC126314445 gene encoding probable serine/threonine-protein kinase DDB_G0292354 isoform X2, with protein MDDNRCSRTDSNTKLYLFNVGDKIDTNYTIIAQIGRGGYGEIYKARRLSDGLVVAVKVEKSNKPGNLVQEIRVLKVLQDCGARHIPKLLAAGQHLGISYMVMELLGQNLSTHRNHRPSLIFTLRCTCIIAILMLKAIKQVHDYGFLHRDIKPTNFVIGSFRDPRELFIIDFGLSKQYVKPDGTLIAKRPRSRWVGSWRYMSPNVHLQKDHGRRDDMWGFLYVIIELYLGTLPWKSIKGPKNVDRIRDIKLAYMNERLTCNLPDEFTLILNHIRTLSFESRPNYRYLHTLLMTMYLREGGTKDSARARRTLNNPKAYL; from the exons ATGGACGACAATAGATGCTCAAGGACCGATTCTAACACCAAACTCTATTTATTTAATGTCGGGGACAAGATTGATACCAACTATACGATAATAGCTCAGATAGGAAGAGGCGGATATGGCGAAATCTACAAAGCTCGGAGGTTGAGCGACGGTCTCGTTGTAGCAGTTAAGGTCGAAAAATCAAATAAACCAGGTAATCTGGTGCAGGAAATAAGAGTTTTGAAAGTCTTACAAG ACTGCGGTGCAAGACATATTCCAAAGTTGCTAGCTGCTGGACAACATTTAGGCATCAGTTATATGGTCATGGAGCTTTTGGGCCAAAACCTTTCCACGCATCGAAATCACCGACCGTCCCTTATATTCACACTACGTTGCACGTGTATTATTGCGATTTTGATGCTCAAGGCTATTAAACAGGTTCACGACTATGGGTTCTTGCATCGAGATATCAAGCCAACCAATTTCGTTATCGGCAGTTTTAGGGATCCGCGGGAGCTGTTTATTATTGATTTTGGCCTCTCGAAGCAGTATGTGAAGCCCGACGGAACGCTAATCGCGAAGCGGCCCAGGTCTCGTTGGGTTGGTTCGTGGCGCTATATGTCTCCTAATGTTCACCTGCAGAAGGACCATGGGAGGCGCGACGATATGTGGGGATTTCTCTACGTGATTATCGAACTTTATTTAGGAACTTTGCCTTGGAAATCGATAAAGGGGCCGAAGAACGTGGACAGAATCAGAGACATCAAGTTAGCCTACATGAACGAAAGGCTGACTTGCAATCTTCCAGACGAATTTACTCTTATTTTGAATCATATAAGGACATTGTCCTTCGAAAGTAGGCCCAATTATCGGTACTTGCATACGTTGCTCATG ACCATGTACTTGCGAGAAGGCGGCACCAAGGACTCTGCCCG AGCACGACGGACGTTGAACAATCCGAAGGCGTATTTGTAG
- the LOC126314440 gene encoding uncharacterized protein LOC126314440: MNDYKGKAEKKKEVPVIWTELQYKCDYCNKDISNTIRIRCTECTDELDLCLECFCVGVEIKSKSHYNNHCFRLIDNMQFPLFDRSWSVDEEQLMLEGLDQDGWANWEDVSGNIMTKTKNEIRAHYTEYYLNSPKWPLPDFDKKLVTRDDVKRINFNPALLDTISPRERGIHRKSTKVVYNKPQPSKPVHHDLANYMPLRGEFEVEWNNDAEHIIKDIMFEPDEPPNETEIKLKLLEIYCIRLNERDEKRQFVLERNLHDIKKMKELEKKRSKEEREIRMQTRKFNSIMSENEYERFVENLVAEANLKQKIKEFNEYRLMGMRSMADIYKHKAELAQNEASTLRRGRPVSSSRRNMHQNSSSSFKNNFSFQMSSNAPDLMQLGTTTLRSKTELLSQLEKDLIAYLSIKSETYLSIKNMLIREYTKSGEIHKSQLRQIGDPREVRVAEIVFDFIQEIGWINVRPTANQFNILKNASQAVCNNFNPSESNNNTNTANITNNNTPNNVTQNNVTNATTNNINNAVNNAINNAINNAASSATNNVTNNATNNATNGNVKIVIYHGNPHSPASHSNSNSNQAASPNYQSVNNHHLVSNNPMYTSSNSTLPGNGYPLSSRINPFLNPSPMVSKIPNSGGGSVCNPNSSYGNPQEAFNSGNVLARSKPRTPPHMT, encoded by the exons ATGAATGATTA CAAGGgaaaggctgaaaaaaaaaaagaagttcctgTGA TTTGGACAGAGCTTCAATACAAATGTGACTACTGCAATAAAGATATTTCCAATACGATTCGTATTCGATGCACTGAATGCACGGATGAACTCGACCTCTGTCTTGAGTGTTTCTGTGTTGGCGTTGAAATCAAGTCTAAGTCTCATTACAACAACCACTGCTTCCGCCTGATCGACAACATGCAATTCCCGTTGTTTGATCGGAGCTGGAGTGTTGATGAGGAGCAATTGATGCTAGAAGGCCTCGATCAAGACGGCTGGGCGAATTGGGAGGATGTTTCTGGCAATATCATGACTAAAACCAAGAACGAAATTCGAGCACACTATACAGAATATTATTTGAATAGCCCTAAATGGCCACTGCCAGACTTTGATAAGAAATTGGTGACACGTGACGACGTAAAGCGCATCAACTTCAATCCAGCGCTTTTGGATACGATCTCGCCTCGAGAACGCGGTATTCACCGAAAGAGCACGAAAGTGGTTTATAACAAGCCACAACCATCTAAACCGGTGCACCACGACCTTGCGAATTACATGCCCCTGCGCGGAGAATTTGAGGTTGAATGGAATAACGATGCAGAACATATCATCAAAGATATCATGTTCGAGCCCGACGAACCCCCTAATGAGACTGAAATCAAACTCAAACTACTCGAAATTTACTGCATACGCTTAAACGAGCGCGATGAGAAGCGACAATTCGTGCTAGAGAGGAACCTGCATGATATTAAAAAGATGAAAGAACTGGAAAAGAAGCGGTCTAAAGAAGAACGGGAAATTCGGATGCAAACTAGAAAATTCAATTCAATTATGAGTGAAAATGAATACGAACGGTTTGTGGAAAATTTAGTGGCCGAAGCAAATTTAAAGCAGAAAATCAAAGAGTTCAACGAATATCGACTCATGGGAATGCGATCAATGGCCGACATCTACAAGCACAAAGCAGAGCTAGCGCAAAATGAAGCGAGCACCCTTCGAAGAGGAAGGCCGGTTTCTTCTAGCAGAAGAAATATGCATCAGAATTCGTCGTCTTCCTTTAAAAATAACTTTTCATTTCAGATGTCTTCAAACGCTCCGGACTTAATGCAGCTCGGAACCACCACTCTCAGAAGTAAAACGGAATTACTGAGCCAACTGGAGAAAGATCTAATCGCTTACTTGAGCATAAAGTCTGAAACTTATTTGTCAATCAAAAACATGCTCATCAGAGAGTACACTAAGTCCGGCGAAATTCACAAATCCCAATTGAGACAAATTGGCGATCCGCGCGAGGTTCGAGTGGCGGAAATTGTGTTCGACTTTATACAAGAGATTGGCTGGATCAACGTTCGGCCGACCGCAAACCAATTCAACATCCTGAAAAACGCAAGTCAGGCGGTCTGTAACAACTTCAACCCTTCAGAAAGTAATAACAACACAAACACCGCAAATATCACAAATAATAATACCCCAAATAATGTCACCCAAAATAACGTCACAAATGCCACAACTAATAATATAAATAATGCTGTAAATAACGCTATAAATAACGCTATAAATAACGCTGCAAGCAGCGCTACGAACAACGTTACGAACAACGCTACGAATAATGCTACGAATGGCAATGTAAAAATTGTTATATACCATGGCAACCCCCATTCTCCGGCTAGCCACTCTAATTCAAACAGTAACCAAGCCGCGTCCCCAAATTACCAAAGTGTGAACAATCATCACCTTGTCAGTAATAACCCCATGTACACAAGTAGCAATAGCACTCTGCCCGGTAATGGCTACCCCCTTTCCAGTCGTATAAATCCCTTCTTGAATCCCTCCCCTATGGTATCTAAAATACCtaacagcggcggcggcagcgtctGCAATCCAAACAGCAGCTATGGCAATCCCCAGGAAGCTTTCAATTCGGGCAATGTGTTGGCACGTAGCAAGCCCCGCACCCCCCCTCACATGACATAG